CATTTTTAGAAATGCTTGCCAACGGTTTCGTATATGTCTTGTAGTGGTTCTAGAACCGCAAACTTGCCAATTTGCAATGAAGTTTATTTATATTAAATTGCTCGTATTTAATACTAATCCCGCTAAAAAGGATGTAAAAGAATAAACTTAGAAATAAATATATGACCAAAATTCTTCATAGCCATATTCTGTTTTTATGTAAATAACGAGGCCAGTGTTTGATTTTAGATTGGTTAACAAATCAATCTGAATAATGATTCCAAGAATACCTGAATAAAATGGAATACAAAAGCCTATGTATAACTATTTTGAGAAAATAACGTTTTATCCGCCCTTTATGGAAAAGTTTTGTCTGAGGCGGACATCCTGACAGCACACAATATCCTCAACAGAAATAATCCAATATTTTTAACATTTACTCCCTTTGATGACTGATAGATAGTTTCAGTGTTCATACTGATCATTTATTCTTTTTCCAGTGCCTCGAGTTTCTTTTTCACAAAAGGATTTGGCTGTAATTCCATTACTTTTTCATAGTTTTGCTTCGCCAATGCTTTATCACCTTTCGTCGCATAGAGCTCCGCTAAGGTAAAGTAACTCAGGAAAGATTTAGGATAATGATCGATATTCAATTTAAGTATTTCGATTGCTTCTTCACTTTGATTTTGCATTGCCAGTTGACTGGCAAGCCGGGTCAATACATTTTCCCGAAAATCGTAAACAAAACCGCCGTAATAACGTTCCCGCAAATCATGGTATTTCGTGATAGCAGCTTGTATACCTTCTTCAGAAACGATTGCCGCCAGCACCTCTTCAAGCGTTTGCGGCAGATTCTGACCATGGTGACAGGTTGTACAATTGACTTCAATGGTTTTCTCTCTACCCAATTTGGTCATATATTGGCTGTTAATTTCTTTGGTCATCTTGAGCATAAACCGGGCAATTTCTTTGGTCTCTTTTTCATCTGCAGGAAAATCGAATTCCGAAAGCGGCATCCCTTCTTCACCCACATGGCAATGCTGGCATCGCACACCCAGCGCCCTGGTAAAGCCTTTCATATTTTCGATAAGTTCATTGGTGGCTATATCTTTTGGAAACACCTGCAAGTTTTTCAATTCTTTTGGCGGGAACTGGGCATGAACATTAGCTGTGCCGAATAATAAGACCAATAAAATAAATGCCAGGATTTTCCTCCATGTTTGTCTTTCGTTTATTTCAGACTTTGTCATGAAAAACTCCTTTCTTTTGTAATTTGGATACAAAATCAATTAGTGATTTGTAACATTAAATATTGTGAAGTTAATTTCAATCGTTAGTGATAAGATTTCTTCTTAAAGTGGATATTGTTAGTATTCTTTCTCAGCTAAGCTGCTTTTTCTTTTCTGAAATAGATTAAAGTTGAAAGAAAAACAAGGAAAATTCCGGGACGAATAAGTTCTGGCGCTTGATTATTGAAAAGATGAGTCATGGCAGCGCCTAACATAACTACGACTAAAAGCATAACAGCATATCTTGTGAATTTAGGAATTGACAATAGGATAGCTGCAATTGTTTCAACAGCGCCAATAACAAGATAGAAGTTGTTTGGATAGCCCCAATCAAGAAATTTTTGCTGCCATACTTCTCCTGCCAAAAATTTTCCACTTCCTGCGGCCAAAAATAACAAAGCAAGAAGAATTTGAAGGACCCATAATAAGATCGTTTTTAATTGAACATTCCTTAATTTAATATTTAAAATAATTTTCAATAATATAGCAAAGTAATTTACCTCAATCGCTCCACTTTCTAAAGTGGCACTAAATTATTTTTTATGAAGGTTAAGTTTTATTTTGCTAATTGGTAGGACGATGAAATTGAAGGGTAAAGTAATTTATTGATTAACCCTTTTGAATTGAGAAGGTGTCATCTGTGTATTTTTCTTAAATGCCCGGTTAAATGCGGTCTTACTATTAAAGCCAACGGAAAAAGCGATAGAAAGGATGGTTTCATTTGTTGCAGAATTACACAGCTTATGTTTTGCTTCATCCACTCGATAAGTATTAATAAAATCAAAAAAATTCATTTTGTATTGTTCATTTATCACTTGAGAAAGATTGTATGGCTGAATAGACAAGTTCTTAGCCAACTCATTCAATTTTAGTTCGCTATTGTGATAGGGTTTAGATCCGGCCATATAATCTGCAAGAAGGGTTTTGTATTTAATCCTGTTTTCAGTTGTCAAGTGAGAATTTTTATATTTGTCATCGGAAAAGTGTAGAAGAATATTTTCTGAAATTATCTCAGGATTAATTAGCGTTTTGAAAGCAATGGCATGAATAAAAAAAGTTATAATAAGTGCAAAGACTAATCTTATCTGTTCACCATAAGAGTAATAAATACCCGAAATTAAAAGTAAAAAATAGAGAAGCATCAGCGAAAGAAAAATTGTATATCCTTTTAGTAAATATTTAAACCACCGGTTACTGATTTCCTTCAAATTTGAACGGGTTTGTTTTAGTACTTGAGCCAGGTTCTTGATTGATTTCAGGATCATCATATTGTAAAAAAGCATGTGTAAAAATCGAACAAAAAACAGCAAGTAAATAGCAATTCGCATGTTTTTGGGATAATTGGATATGATAAATTCCATTTTAGCTGATACACTCTCTGCTAAAAAAGAAAGAGCAAAAAGTAATATTAACAACGAAGGGATAAAATGAACAAAATATTTTATCGGGGTAAAGTTTCTTTTAAATGAAACTTCTGCATAAAGATATAACAAAGGTCCATAAAGAAAAGGGATTGTTTGTAACCCGATATATAGCGGGAATGAAATCGACAGGTTGTAGTATTCTACTGATAAATACCTTACAACATTGAAGGAAAGTAGAAGTAACAAAAAAGCCAATATCCGATTTGCTCTTCTGTTGCCCAGTTTGTGAATGAATAAAACAAAGGCAAGGAAAAATCCCTGCAAGGCTCCAAAAGATAAAACGATAATCCACATATTCTTTAAACCGATACTCAAAAACCTTAAGGTTCACACATTATTTTCTAGCTCTGGCTGCATGTTTAACATCACAAACAGGATAATATATTGAAACCGAATTCCTATGTTTAATGTACATGCGCAATTGAAGAATGATAATAGTAAAATACCAGCCCAATGTGGTATTCCGATACATTGTCAATAATTATTTATTAACCCGATCTATTCATACGGCACACAGTTTATGAAACGGACCATTTAGTTGCTTTATTTTGAATTGAAATTAAGAATTAATTGGCTACTTTTACAAGAAATGGAATAAAATGGATTTTAATTTTTTTAAACGTCCAAAACTCATTTATCAAGCTTAGAAATGTTCGTTATCAAAAATAAAATATTATTAACCGTGACATTATTCAAAACAAAGATTAAAAACCAACATGGCATATGAATTCAAACTAAAAAAGTTGGTTGAGTTTGCAGAAACGGATGCGGCCGGAATCTTGCATTTTTCGAATTATTTTCGTTTCATGGAGCTTACCGAACATGCGTTTTTCAGATCGTTAGGTTTTTCGGTGCATGGTGGAACCAGACCCAGGATTGGCTGGCCAAGGGTGCATGTAAAATGTGATTATCTCAAACCACTCAATTTTGAAGACCTGGTTGAAATACAGCTTTTGGTTAAACAGAAAAAAAGTAAAGCAATCGAGTATCAATTTATTTTTCGCAAAATAAGTAATGGTTCTGCTCCATTGGAGGTTGCGCGAGGAACCATGACGGCAGTTTGTATTGGCTTTGATGAAAATGGAATGATTAAAGGAGCAATCCCGATTCCGGATGAAATATCAAGGTTAATAGAATCTGCACCACAAGAACTATTCGAATAGGAGTTAGTTATGACGAATTCAAATCCTGGACTTCTCTGGTTAGTATTTGCATTAATGACTGTGATCAATTGGGGGCTGTACGGTGTTTTTCTCCATAACGGTCAAACCGCAATGGCAGATCCTGTCAATGGACGTTACAAAGCCTTTTTCTACGTTGGGGTTGCTTATGTAGTCATAGCGATTATTGGTTCGGTCATCATGCTGATGATTAACGGTTCGAATTGGTCCTTTCCGATGAAAGGGATTACATGGTCGGTGATAGCCGGCGTGGTCGGCGCAATAGGCGCTTTCTGCGTGTTGTTGGCTTTTGGCGCGAAGGGATCTCCAATCGTGGTTATGTCGATTATCTTTGCCGGCGCACCTATCGTCAATGCAATGACTGCATATCTTACGCACCCTCCTCCTGGTGGGTTAAGTAATTTCCGCTGGCAATTCATTGTGGGAATATTGCTGGCAGCGATTGGCGGTTGTCTGGTTACTTTGTATAAACCAGGGCCTGCAGCCAATGTAAATCCACAGGTTTCGAATGTCACAAGCATGGAAGACAAAAAATGAAAATTGAAAGTTCAAAATGGATTTTTAGCTCGATCTTTGTACTTGCAGCTATCCTTAACCATAATGGCTGTCAAAGTTTGGATGATCAAAGTTTGATCAAAGAGGATTTGAAAAAGGAGGCACTCGTTGCTGCAGATTCCATGGAGGTGCCACAAGAACTTGACCCACGTTTGAGTGAATCCACTGCCAGGGTCGCAGAATTAGAAAATCGACTGGAGAATTTAATCTCAGTGCTGGAAGAAAAGGAGAAAACTTTAATCTTCCGTGAAAATAAGTTATCAGAACTTGATCATTCTTTGGATGAAAAAGCAGCAATATTAGCTGAAAAAGAGATGGCTGTGAGAAGACTGGAAACCATGTCCTGGATTATTTTGGCAATTGGGTTGTTTGGCATGGTTGCTGGTTTTGTGGTCATAAGACACTACTTCAAAAAACAGGCAAGCCTGGACTCGGTGGTTGAGGTTAATGATCCAATCGAACCTGTTAAGTCTGATTTAAAATCTGAAGATAAAAAAGAAATAAAAGCTACTGTTGTGGGTAAGAAGCCAACTCAAACGAGAAAGAGGCAAGTGACAGCGGCAAAGCCTAAACCTAAAACTGTGACGAAACCGATAGCCGAGTCCAAGCCTAAACCTAAGACTGCGACGAAGTCGAAAACGGAATCCAAACCCAAGACGAAACCTAAAGTTGAACCTAAGCCAAAACCCAGGACAAGAAAAACAACCCCTTCAACTAAAAAGAAGTCAACAGACGAATAATTTAACTTATGAGCGATAATCTATTGCCGGATCGTGAAGCAATTGAAGCGAATCAGCTTAATAAAATTAATCACCTATTAACGAATCTAGTTCCTTCAAATCAATTTTATACGAGAAAAATCAACAAAGTTGATCTTCAATTCCCATTTTCTAATTTAAGGGACTATACAAACACCTTCCCGCTAACCATTAAGGAGGAACTGGTCGAGGATCAAAAAACAAATCCTCCCTATGGCAGTAATTTAACTTATCCATTGGAAAAGTACACAAGGTATAGTCAGACCAGTGGTACTACCGGAATCCCTCTACGTTGGCTGGATACACCGGAAAGCTGGCAATGGATGCTGGACAATTGGAAGCATGTGTTTTATTCAGTCGACACCAAGCCTGAAGACACCATTTTCTTCGCATTTTCCTTTGGCCCTTTTCTTGGATTCT
This is a stretch of genomic DNA from candidate division KSB1 bacterium. It encodes these proteins:
- a CDS encoding DoxX family protein, with the protein product MKIILNIKLRNVQLKTILLWVLQILLALLFLAAGSGKFLAGEVWQQKFLDWGYPNNFYLVIGAVETIAAILLSIPKFTRYAVMLLVVVMLGAAMTHLFNNQAPELIRPGIFLVFLSTLIYFRKEKAA
- a CDS encoding AraC family transcriptional regulator — its product is MWIIVLSFGALQGFFLAFVLFIHKLGNRRANRILAFLLLLLSFNVVRYLSVEYYNLSISFPLYIGLQTIPFLYGPLLYLYAEVSFKRNFTPIKYFVHFIPSLLILLFALSFLAESVSAKMEFIISNYPKNMRIAIYLLFFVRFLHMLFYNMMILKSIKNLAQVLKQTRSNLKEISNRWFKYLLKGYTIFLSLMLLYFLLLISGIYYSYGEQIRLVFALIITFFIHAIAFKTLINPEIISENILLHFSDDKYKNSHLTTENRIKYKTLLADYMAGSKPYHNSELKLNELAKNLSIQPYNLSQVINEQYKMNFFDFINTYRVDEAKHKLCNSATNETILSIAFSVGFNSKTAFNRAFKKNTQMTPSQFKRVNQ
- a CDS encoding c-type cytochrome — its product is MTKSEINERQTWRKILAFILLVLLFGTANVHAQFPPKELKNLQVFPKDIATNELIENMKGFTRALGVRCQHCHVGEEGMPLSEFDFPADEKETKEIARFMLKMTKEINSQYMTKLGREKTIEVNCTTCHHGQNLPQTLEEVLAAIVSEEGIQAAITKYHDLRERYYGGFVYDFRENVLTRLASQLAMQNQSEEAIEILKLNIDHYPKSFLSYFTLAELYATKGDKALAKQNYEKVMELQPNPFVKKKLEALEKE
- a CDS encoding acyl-CoA thioesterase, with the translated sequence MAYEFKLKKLVEFAETDAAGILHFSNYFRFMELTEHAFFRSLGFSVHGGTRPRIGWPRVHVKCDYLKPLNFEDLVEIQLLVKQKKSKAIEYQFIFRKISNGSAPLEVARGTMTAVCIGFDENGMIKGAIPIPDEISRLIESAPQELFE